Part of the Clostridia bacterium genome, GCGCATTACTTTTTCCAGAGCCCTCCCCCCTCCGGTTTTTCCTTTTTGACTACCCAGGGCTAGGCTTTCGTTAGACATCAACCTTTTTCCAGCTCCCTCAAAAATTCGGCGGGAGAGACAATTCTGGTTTCGCCTATTCTTCCAAGCGGGTAAATATGTCTCATATCGCCCGTCACAAGATAATCGGCCTGAGCCTGTACGGCGCAAGCCAGGATGTGGTTGTCATCTTTCTTAGGGGAAATCAGTTGCGGAACTGCGGAAGGCTCAACAACTAGCGAGGCGGCGTCTCTCACGAATTCCGCTACGGCAACAGCTTCATCCGCGGGATAGTCGAACTTTTCTTCAAGTATACGGGTCAGTTCTTGCAAAATGAAAGGGCTCAATACTAGCTCGTACTTGCCTTGAAGGGCAGCCTTAAAGTCTAAATCCGGGCTTCCGCCCGGAAAGAGAAGGGCAGATAGCAGCACGTTAGTATCCAGGACCGCTCTCATGGGCTCAATTCCTTGTCGTATCTATCATATCTTCCACATCACTCTCGCTAAGAACACCCATCTCTCTCGCCCGGCTTGAAGCCCTGGCCTGCATGTGCTCCCATTCTCTCGCAGCCATATACTGGCGCAAGGCTTCCCTTACCAGTTCGCTGCGAGTGCGGCTTTCTCTCCTTGCGGCCTCTTCCGCCTTTTGGGCCATCTGAGGTGGGAGGGAGATGGTCCAGATAACCGTGTCACGCATTCTTAACCGCCTCCACATGGAGTATTACTTAGTAATACCCGGTAATTGAACCATAGCATACTCCCCGGAA contains:
- a CDS encoding putative toxin-antitoxin system toxin component, PIN family — its product is MRAVLDTNVLLSALLFPGGSPDLDFKAALQGKYELVLSPFILQELTRILEEKFDYPADEAVAVAEFVRDAASLVVEPSAVPQLISPKKDDNHILACAVQAQADYLVTGDMRHIYPLGRIGETRIVSPAEFLRELEKG
- a CDS encoding ribbon-helix-helix protein, CopG family — protein: MRDTVIWTISLPPQMAQKAEEAARRESRTRSELVREALRQYMAAREWEHMQARASSRAREMGVLSESDVEDMIDTTRN